The nucleotide window CACCGGCCGACAACGGCCTGCTGACGCTCCCTTACTCCCTCGCGTTCTTTATTGCCTCCAGCACCTCTTCCACGGGCGAGCGATCGGTTTGCGACGTTCCGACATAAATGTAGCGAATTACTCCGTCGCGACTGACGACGAATGTTGCGGGACGCGCGATGTTGATTGCGTCTGTGCCAAGGCGGTGATACACGCCGTACAACTTGGTTACCGTGCGTTCTTCATCGAGCAGGAAGGGGAAGGGCACGGGATGCTTGCGGAGGAATTCTTCCGGCTTGAACATGTGGCCGCGTTTCTCCGCCGCGATGAAGACGAGGTCTGCTCCGATCTCTTCGATCTGTTTTTCATATGGCCCTAACTGGGCCATGCGCTTGACGCAGTTGGGTCACCAGGTGCCGCGGAGGAATTCCAGGATAACCGGGCCACGCGCGATGAGATCCTGCAGCTTCATCTCGATGGGAGTGCCGATGGAATTGAACTCGTTTGCTGCCCACAGAGAGAAACTGGGGGCAGCGTCTCCGATCTTCAGGGTGTCACTGTTGTGCGGCATCAGCAAAAGGGTAGTGCGGGTGCGGAACGGACGGGAATAACTGGAGAGGTTCGGTTGTTATAATTGTCGGTTGTTCTGTTCCTCTCGCAATCATTTGAAAGGTCATCCCATGAGTACTGAAATTAAGAAGATACATGCGCGCGAAGTTCTGGATTCGCGTGGCAATCCTACGGTAGAAGCTGAAGTTATCCTGGCTAGCGGTGCCAAGGGGCGCGCGATTGTGCCGAGCGGCGCATCGACGGGCGAGCACGAGGCGGTGGAGCTTCGTGATGGCGACAAGGACCGCTACCAGGGGAAGGGTGTGCAGACGGCCGTCAACAACGTGCTGACGGAGATCGCCCCGGCGGTGGAAGGCATGGACGCCAGCCTGCAACTCGATATCGATACCAAGATGCTCGACGTTGACGGTACCGAGAATAAAGGGCGGCTTGGAGCGAACGCGATCCTGTCAGTCTCAATGGCCGCGGCGCGTGCCGTCGCGAATCACCTTGAAATTCCGCTTTACCGGTATCTCGGTGGTATCAATGCCAACATCCTGCCGGTGCCGATGATGAACATCATTAACGGTGGGGCGCACGCGGATAATAACGTCGATTTCCAGGAATTCATGGTGATGCCGGTAGGCGCGGAAAATTTCGCCGAAGCGCTGCGCATGGGCGCCGAGACGTTCCACGTGCTCAAGGGCGTGCTGAAGAAGCGCGGATACAACACGTCAGTGGGCGATGAGGGAGGGTTTGCGCCTTCGCTGAAGTCGAACGTCGAAGCAATTGAGGTGATTCTCGAGGCGATTCAGCAGGCCGGGTACAAGCCGGGCGAGGAGGTCGCGATTGCGCTGGATCCCGCGACCAGTGAGCTTTACAAGAATGGCAACGGCAAGTACCTGTTCTGGAAATCGGACAAACAGGCAAAGTCGTCGGAAGAGATGGTGAAGTACTGGGCGGATTGGGTTCGGCAGTATCCGATTGTTTCGCTTGAAGACGGGCTTGGCGAAGAGGACTGGGAAGGTTGGAAGATGTTGACGGACGAACTCGGCGACAAGATCCAGCTTGTGGGCGATGATTTGTTCGTGACCAACCCTGAACTGCTCGCAAAGGGCATTGAGACTGGGACTGCAAATTCGATTTTGATCAAGCTGAACCAGATTGGCACGGTCAGTGAGACGCTGGAGGCGATTGAACTGGCGCGACGTAATGGTTACACCGCGGTAATCTCGCACCGTTCGGGCGAGAGCGAGGACACGTTTATCGCCGATCTGGCCGTGGGTACCGGTGCGGGTCAGATCAAGACCGGCTCGGCATCACGCACGGATCGAATCGCCAAGTACAACCAACTGCTGCGCATCGAAGAGGAACTTGGGCTGGCGGCCAGTTTCCTGGGGATTGCGGCACTGAATTACCACGGCGATTTGCTCGGATAATTGAAATCTGGATGAGGCGCAGAGGATATCTGTGCCTCCATCTGTCTTTGGTTACTTACGTCCTACGCCGCAAGGAACATTCTTTGCTTACTCCCTCTCCGATATCCTTCTGCATTGAATTCGGAAAGCGAGAGTAATAATGAAACTTCGTATTGTTGTACTTCTCACCGTTGTGCTGATGTGTACCCCTGTATTCGCGCAGAGTTCGTCAGCGTCTACGAATGCAAAGCACCAGAAGATCGTGACACTGGTAAAGATGACAGGAACGCCCACTGTAATGGTCGACGCGATTCGGCAGCAGATTCACTTGGCGAAGAAAACTCTGCCTCTTCCGCCCAAAGCCCA belongs to Terriglobia bacterium and includes:
- the eno gene encoding phosphopyruvate hydratase, which produces MSTEIKKIHAREVLDSRGNPTVEAEVILASGAKGRAIVPSGASTGEHEAVELRDGDKDRYQGKGVQTAVNNVLTEIAPAVEGMDASLQLDIDTKMLDVDGTENKGRLGANAILSVSMAAARAVANHLEIPLYRYLGGINANILPVPMMNIINGGAHADNNVDFQEFMVMPVGAENFAEALRMGAETFHVLKGVLKKRGYNTSVGDEGGFAPSLKSNVEAIEVILEAIQQAGYKPGEEVAIALDPATSELYKNGNGKYLFWKSDKQAKSSEEMVKYWADWVRQYPIVSLEDGLGEEDWEGWKMLTDELGDKIQLVGDDLFVTNPELLAKGIETGTANSILIKLNQIGTVSETLEAIELARRNGYTAVISHRSGESEDTFIADLAVGTGAGQIKTGSASRTDRIAKYNQLLRIEEELGLAASFLGIAALNYHGDLLG